In one Culex quinquefasciatus strain JHB chromosome 2, VPISU_Cqui_1.0_pri_paternal, whole genome shotgun sequence genomic region, the following are encoded:
- the LOC6046041 gene encoding 2-phosphoxylose phosphatase 1 codes for MLLKDIARFSLQHRTLYCYLILSIWIFLLIAGMYKYIGSIEASNSVLSSKTFLFKKQQLLLEEQDRIRAKKINDEDCNHPPQIGLGEEGGTLEGWSLQGVLLLIRHGDRGPMTHVRGIDSVDCGFEGDSVLTRYNHYLTNSSSSTTAGHWMKTGPFHGFPLLPSSPRACLLGQLTQKGVAQLLRVGDVIRQAYAHALALYTRPPAHTSTSSRTTPYNASDTTNIPAMYNTDDIVIYSTRYRRTFQSAMALMFSLVPPEKWQYLQIQESHSLSFCFADCACPQADNLKKQLDKDGKQVLGAHPAIGAIVQWMGATILQNQPTVGQSNPLEVRDAILSHICHDAPLPCRKISLNPQEPRLTSSSTQDPQDVINIDQDDITFNQAPPNTEEPDDVDPTGDQEPDIEGCVEKSHVAALMSYTQWAGLKEWKSLKMRQQGLLRAYGFLRNIVGYMLKMISGDKVKFVLYSGHDKTMEYLMAALALSSETPFIPYASRLAFEVYKSDKDTQFYFRLLYNGQDVTNTIALCEGGKSLSVPRGIRGDRANLCPIENIIRFLHDDYFLPLNATNFKDACLAQRDGYF; via the exons ATGTTGCTCAAGGATATCGCCCGCTTCTCGCTGCAACATCGCACACTTTactgttatttaattttaagcATCTGGATCTTTTTGCTGATTGCGG GGATGTACAAATACATTGGGTCAATCGAAGCCAGCAATAGTGTGTTGAGTTCGAAGACTTTTCTGTTCAAAAAGCAGCAACTGCTGTTGGAGGAGCAAGATCGGATTCGGGCCAAAAAGATCAACGATGAGGATTGTAACCATCCGCCGCAGATCGGGCTTGGAGAGGAAGGTGGTACACTGGAGGGGTGGTCCTTGCAGGGGGTGTTACTCTTGATACGTCACGGTGACCGTGGGCCGATGACCCACGTGCGTGGTATCGATTCGGTAGATTGTGGCTTTGAGGGTGATTCAGTGCTGACCAGGTACAACCACTACTTGACCAATAGTAGTTCTAGCACTACGGCCGGTCACTGGATGAAGACTGGTCCATTCCATGGCTTCCCACTGCTTCCGTCCAGCCCTAGAGCGTGCTTGCTGGGGCAGCTAACGCAGAAAGGGGTCGCCCAGTTGCTCAGGGTTGGTGACGTGATTCGGCAAGCTTACGCCCACGCGTTGGCCCTGTACACGAGACCACCTGCGCACACCAGCACTAGCAGCAGAACCACACCTTACAACGCTTCCGATACGACCAACATACCGGCCATGTACAACACGGACGATATCGTAATCTACTCCACACGGTACCGCCGGACGTTCCAGTCGGCTATGGCGCTCATGTTCAGTCTGGTTCCCCCGGAAAAGTGGCAATACCTTCAAATCCAGGAAAGTCACAGCTTGTCATTCTGCTTCGCAGACTGCGCCTGTCCCCAAGCAGATAACTTGAAGAAACAACTCGACAAAGACGGCAAACAGGTTCTCGGAGCGCACCCTGCCATCGGAGCCATCGTCCAGTGGATGGGAGCCACCATCCTCCAAAATCAACCCACAGTCGGACAATCCAACCCTCTCGAAGTTCGCGACGCAATTCTATCACACATTTGCCACGATGCACCACTCCCTTGTCGTAAGATCTCCCTCAACCCCCAGGAACCCCGTCTAACCAGCAGTAGCACCCAAGACCCGCAGGACGTGATCAACATCGATCAGGACGACATCACGTTCAACCAAGCGCCCCCAAACACCGAAGAACCGGACGACGTCGACCCTACCGGAGACCAGGAACCGGACATCGAGGGTTGCGTCGAAAAGAGCCACGTGGCCGCCCTCATGTCCTACACCCAGTGGGCCGGCCTCAAAGAGTGGAAGAGCCTCAAAATGCGCCAGCAGGGCCTACTCCGTGCGTACGGCTTCCTGCGCAACATAGTAGGCTACATGCTCAAGATGATCTCCGGCGACAAGGTCAAGTTCGTGCTCTACTCCGGCCACGACAAAACCATGGAATACCTGATGGCCGCCCTCGCCCTGTCCTCCGAAACCCCGTTCATCCCGTACGCTTCCCGGCTCGCATTCGAAGTGTACAAGAGTGACAAGGACACCCAGTTCTACTTCCGCCTGCTGTACAACGGACAGGACGTCACCAACACGATCGCGCTGTGCGAGGGCGGCAAGAGTCTCAGCGTGCCACGTGGCATCCGCGGGGACCGCGCAAACCTCTGTCCGATCGAGAACATCATCCGCTTTCTCCACGACGATTACTTTCTTCCGCTGAACGCTACTAACTTTAAGGACGCTTGTTTGGCACAAAGAGACGGTTACTTTTAA